Genomic DNA from Salinibacter pepae:
CTGGACAACGGCTGGGCCGGCCTCGTCGCCGACAACCCGGACGTCACGTTTACGTTCGTCACTGTATGGAACGACGACGAGAGCGGGGCCGCGATGCTGAACGACTACAACCTTCCGGACCGGGTCGTCGAGGTGACCCAGCCGGACCTCGGCCCGAGCGACACAGAGGCAAATCGGCGGTACGCCTTCCTCGGGCTCCCCGTCACCTGGATTCCGTCGACCTGGATTTTTCACAGCAACGGGGAACTCGCCTTCGCCATGAACTACGGCGAGATGGAGATGCAGACTGTTCAGAGGCTCCTCAACGCGACGAGCGCAGACTGGTAGCCTTCGTCCTCGGGGCGGCCGTGCCCCGCCCCGTACCTCCCGATATTCGCGCGCTTCTCGACACCAACGCCGTTCCGTTAGGATGAATCGGAAGAGGATTGACCGTCTTACCGCTGGGCTCGTCTTTCTTTGGGCGCTCGGCCTGTACGTGGCGACCGTTGCACCGACCGTCTCGTTTTGGGACCCCGGGGAGCGCATCGCAAGTGCCTACACCCTCCAGGTAATGCACCCGCCGGGGGCACCGTTCTACCTGCTGTTGGGCCGGCTCTTCGCCATGCTGGCCCCGTCGCAGGAAACGGTCGCCCTGGCAGTCAACCTGCTCTCGGTCCTGGCCAGCGCCGGGACGGTCCTGCTCGCCCACCTGGTCATCGTCCGCCTCGTGCGGCGATGGCAGGGCGATCGGAGTGCGCTCGACACGGGGCCCTACGTCATTTCCCTCGCGAGCGGGGTGGTCGGGGCCGTGGCCTTTTCGGTGAGCGACTCCTTCTGGTTCAACGCGGGCATTGCCGAGGTCTACGCCCTCTCAACCTTCTTTACCGCGCTGGTCGTGTGGCTCGTGTTGCGGTGGAGCGACGCGGCCCGTGCGGAGGAGGCGCAGCGGGGCGGCAGCCGACAGCCGTTCCAACTCAACGCCAACCGCTACCTCGTCCTCATTGCCTTTCTTTTCGGCATGGCCACCGGGGTCCACCTCCTGAGCCTGCTGGCGTTCTTCTTCGTCGCGTTCATCGTGTTCTTTACGGAGTTTGACCGCGAGCACTGGACCTCCCGCCAGCGCTGGCTCCGCATCGTCGGGGCGGGGGCCGTCGCCTCCCTCCTGTTCTTCAGCATCTATCCGGGCCTCATCGTGGGGCTGCCCAGCCTCTTCGCGTCCGTCGGGGCCCCGTTCCTCACGGCAATCGTCCTCGGCCTCGTCCTCGCCTACGGGGTCTATGCCACCCACCAGCGGCGCATGCCGGTGGCCAACCTGGCCTTCATGTGCGTCACGGTGATCTTTATCGGCTACGCGTCCTACGCGCTCGTCTTCGTCCGGAGCGCGACCGATCCGCCGATCGACATGAACGACCCGGACACCATCGAGAAGTTCATCTCGTATCTGGAGCGGGAGCAGTACGGCGACACGCCGCTCCTGCAGGGCGTCACCTTCAACGACGAGACCGGCCAGGTGAGCCGCCGCGACGGCGAGTCGACCCTCTTCCCCCGGCGCCACTCCGTAGACCCTCAGCACTGGAAGGTCTACAAACGCTACGACTCCGACCTGGAGTTCTTCGTCGACTACCAGGTGGGGTACATGTACGTCCGGTACTTCCTCTGGAACTTCTCGGGGCGCGCGAGCGACGTGCAGGGGGCGCCCTGGATCACCGGCATCCCCGGGCTCGACCAGCACGCCAACACCCAATCGCTGGAGACCCCGAGCGAGAAGGAGTCGCGGAACGTGTACTTCGCCCTGCCGCTCCTTCTGGGGCTGTTCGGCGCCTTCTACCACTTCGGCCGCGACTGGCGGCGGGCATTTAGCGTCTTCGTGCTGTTCTTTATCACGGGCATCGGCATCATCATCTACCTGAACCAGACGCCGATGCAGCCGCGCGAGCGGCACTACTCGTACGTCGGGAGCTTTTTCGCCTTTAGCCTGTGGATCGGGATTGGGGCCGGGGGGGTGATGCAGATGGCCTACGAATCCGTCCGCGACTCGCTGTCCGGAGTCGCCCGGCTGATGCCGGCCCTCGGGGCCGGGCTGCTCGTCTTCATGGCCGTCCCCGGCTGGATGACGCTGGAGAACTACGGCGACCACGACCGCTCCGAGAACTACGTGCCGCGCGACTACGCGCACAACATGCTCACCAGCGTCGAGGAGAACGGCATTCTGTTCACCAACGGCGACAACGACACCTACCCGCTGTGGTACCTGCAGACCGTCGAGGGGGTGCGGAAGGACGTGCGCGTGGTGAACCTGTCGCTGCTGAACACGAAGTGGTACGTGCGCCAGCTCAAGAACGAGGCCGCGTACGCGTCGGAGCCCCTGCCCATCTCCCTGTCGGAGGACCGGATCGACCAACTGGGCTACCGGCGTTGGAAGCCCAAGCAGATGAAACTGCCGGTGGACACCGACGCCCTCCAGTCCGACCTTGCCGCCTACCTGCCCGACTCCTCCGCCGCCTCGCGCCTCGAAAGCCCAATGGCCTGGGAGCTGAAGGGCCGTCCGTTCCGGCAGGACACGCGCATCCTGCAGACCGCCGACGTGGTCACCTACGACATGCTGCGGACCAACGCGCAGAACGGATGGTCCCGCCCCCTGTACTTCGCCGTCACGGTGGCTCGCTCCGGACAGCTTGGCCTCAGCAACTACTTTCAACTGGAGGGCCAGGCCTACCGCGTGCTTCCCATCAAGCACAACAGCCCCCTCGGCCGGGTCATTCCGGGCCTGACCGACGAGCGCATGGCGGACTTCCGGTTCACCAACCTGAGTGACTCAACCGTCTACTACAACGAAAATGCACGGCGGATGATCGACGGGTATCGCCTGCACTACTCCCACGCCGCCGAACAGCTGGGGCAGAAGGGCCACTCGGACACCGCCGGGCGCCTCCTGACCGACTTTACGGAGGCGGTGCCGTTCTCGACCATCCCGGCCGACATGCAGACGCTCTTCTTTACCGCCCGGGCCTACCAGAGCCTGGGCCGAACCGACAAGGTGGCCGGCCTCCTCGCCGACGCCGAACCCATGGTGTTCGATCGGCTCCGGTCGGCAAGCTCGCGCCGCCGGTTCAGCCGGGCCC
This window encodes:
- a CDS encoding thioredoxin family protein, with product MRSSLLALLSLALMAVAPAHAQEASEECTVGQLEMTSSSSSSASPGRRPDSSATRAKRSAVTDPRPAVSVAPTTEAESFVQNRIEEDGLHVVHFWAPWCANSRNELDNGWAGLVADNPDVTFTFVTVWNDDESGAAMLNDYNLPDRVVEVTQPDLGPSDTEANRRYAFLGLPVTWIPSTWIFHSNGELAFAMNYGEMEMQTVQRLLNATSADW
- a CDS encoding glycosyltransferase family 117 protein, which codes for MNRKRIDRLTAGLVFLWALGLYVATVAPTVSFWDPGERIASAYTLQVMHPPGAPFYLLLGRLFAMLAPSQETVALAVNLLSVLASAGTVLLAHLVIVRLVRRWQGDRSALDTGPYVISLASGVVGAVAFSVSDSFWFNAGIAEVYALSTFFTALVVWLVLRWSDAARAEEAQRGGSRQPFQLNANRYLVLIAFLFGMATGVHLLSLLAFFFVAFIVFFTEFDREHWTSRQRWLRIVGAGAVASLLFFSIYPGLIVGLPSLFASVGAPFLTAIVLGLVLAYGVYATHQRRMPVANLAFMCVTVIFIGYASYALVFVRSATDPPIDMNDPDTIEKFISYLEREQYGDTPLLQGVTFNDETGQVSRRDGESTLFPRRHSVDPQHWKVYKRYDSDLEFFVDYQVGYMYVRYFLWNFSGRASDVQGAPWITGIPGLDQHANTQSLETPSEKESRNVYFALPLLLGLFGAFYHFGRDWRRAFSVFVLFFITGIGIIIYLNQTPMQPRERHYSYVGSFFAFSLWIGIGAGGVMQMAYESVRDSLSGVARLMPALGAGLLVFMAVPGWMTLENYGDHDRSENYVPRDYAHNMLTSVEENGILFTNGDNDTYPLWYLQTVEGVRKDVRVVNLSLLNTKWYVRQLKNEAAYASEPLPISLSEDRIDQLGYRRWKPKQMKLPVDTDALQSDLAAYLPDSSAASRLESPMAWELKGRPFRQDTRILQTADVVTYDMLRTNAQNGWSRPLYFAVTVARSGQLGLSNYFQLEGQAYRVLPIKHNSPLGRVIPGLTDERMADFRFTNLSDSTVYYNENARRMIDGYRLHYSHAAEQLGQKGHSDTAGRLLTDFTEAVPFSTIPADMQTLFFTARAYQSLGRTDKVAGLLADAEPMVFDRLRSASSRRRFSRALQYAGRVRSSYLKANQTGALESFDQELERVLADASFQVPARVRQAYGLASDSAREPSRMPAVPGAPPSTPSQQPDQPASNE